The following proteins are encoded in a genomic region of Ailuropoda melanoleuca isolate Jingjing chromosome 10, ASM200744v2, whole genome shotgun sequence:
- the LOC117804214 gene encoding sine oculis-binding protein homolog yields the protein MPKVCDWCKHIRHTKEYLDFGDGERRLQFCSAKCLNQYKMDIFYKETQANLPAGLCSTLHPPMENKAEGTGVQLLTPDSWNIPLTDARRKAPSPVAAAGQSQGPGPSSSTTVSPSDTANCSVTKIPTPVPKSMPISETPNIPPVSVQPPASIGPPLGVPPRSPPMVMTNRGPVPLPIFMEQQIMQQIRPPFIRGPPHHASNPNSPLSNPMLPGIGPPPGGPRNLGPTSSPMHRPMLSPHIHPPSTPTMPGNPPGLLPPPPPGAPLPSLPFPPVSMMPNGPMPVPQMMNFGLPSLAPLVPPPTLLVPYPVIVPLPVPIPIPIPIPHVNDSKPPNGFSSNGENFIPSAPGDSSAAGGKPGGHSLSPRDSKQGSSKSADSPPGCSGQALSLAPAPVGHGRSEVVDLTRRAGSPPGAGGQLGFPGVLQGPQDGVIDLTVGHRARLHNVIHRALHAHVKAEREPGAAERRTCGGCRDGHCSPPAAXRGATSQTRTLITPRTRTTRMLCGCCPRRAA from the exons ATGCCCAAG GTATGTGACTGGTGTAAGCACATAAGACACACAAAAGAATACCTGGATTTTGGGGACGGGGAAAGAAGGCTTCAGTTCTGCAGTGCAAAATGTCTCAATCAATACAAAATGGACATTTTCTACAAAGAGACACAGGCCAATCTTCCAGCTGGGCTGTGCAGCACATTACACCCTCCcatggaaaataaagcagaaggcACCGGGGTGCAGCTGCTCACTCCAGACTCTTGGAATATCCCTCTAACAGATGCTCGGAGGAAGGCCCCCTCCCCGGTGGCTGCAGCTGGCCAAAGCCAGGGCCCTGGCCCATCGTCGTCCACCACCGTGTCTCCATCTGACACTGCCAACTGCTCTGTCACTAAAATCCCCACGCCAGTGCCCAAGTCCATGCCCATCAGCGAGACTCCAAACATCCCTCCTGTCTCCGTCCAGCCACCTGCTAGCATCGGGCCTCCCCTCGGTGTCCCGCCTCGCAGTCCTCCCATGGTGATGACCAACCGCGGCCCGGTGCCGCTGCCCATCTTCATGGAACAACAGATCATGCAGCAGATCCGCCCGCCCTTTATTCGCGGGCCGCCGCACCACGCCTCCAACCCTAACAGCCCTCTGTCCAACCCCATGCTCCCAGGCATCGGGCCCCCGCCCGGCGGCCCCAGGAATCTGGGCCCCACTTCCAGTCCCATGCACCGGCCCATGCTGTCGCCCCACATCCATCCCCCAAGCACCCCGACCATGCCTGGGAACCCCCCGGGCCTCCTGCCCCCACCGCCCCCGGGCGCGCCCTTGCCCAGTCTCCCCTTCCCGCCGGTGAGCATGATGCCAAATGGCCCGATGCCCGTGCCCCAGATGATGAATTTCGGGCTGCCGTCGCTTGCCCCGCTGGTGCCGCCCCCCACCTTGCTCGTGCCATACCCCGTGATCGTGCCCCTGcccgtgcccatccccatccctatTCCCATCCCTCACGTCAATGATTCCAAGCCCCCCAACGGATTCTCCAGCAACGGGGAGAACTTCATTCCGAGCGCCCCTGGCGACTCCTCAGCGGCTGGAGGCAAGCCAGGCGGACACTCCCTGTCCCCTAGGGACTCCAAGCAGGGCTCATCCAAGTCTGCGGACTCGCCGCCCGGCTGCTCCGGCCAAGCCCTGAGCCTAGCGCCCGCGCCCGTGGGGCACGGCCGGAGCGAGGTGGTGGATCTGACGCGGCGCGCCGGCAGCCCCCCGGGCGCGGGCGGCCAGCTCGGCTTCCCCGGCGTGCTGCAGGGCCCGCAGGACGGCGTCATCGACCTGACGGTGGGTCACCGGGCCCGGCTGCACAACGTGATCCACCGCGCGCTGCACGCGCACGTCAAGGCGGAGCGCGAGCCGGGCGCCGCGGAGCGCAGGACCTGCGGCGGCTGCAGGGACGGCCACTGCAGCCCGCCGGCCGCTGNGCGGGGGGCGACAAGTCAGACCCGAACCTTAATAACCCCGCGGACGAGGACCACGCGTATGCTCTGCGGATGCTGCCCAAGACGGGCTGCGTGA